A stretch of the Panicum virgatum strain AP13 chromosome 9N, P.virgatum_v5, whole genome shotgun sequence genome encodes the following:
- the LOC120691581 gene encoding SCARECROW-LIKE protein 7-like isoform X1 encodes MAYMCADSGNLMAIAQQVIQQQQQQQQQQHHHHHLPPPPMQLPPRQAPQMPTAPAPLHGQIPAAALPYAGGAWAHSEHFFSDTFVGASAADAVFSDLAAAADFDSDVWMDSFIGDPPFADSDLDRLIFTTPPPPIPVPAPAAPPVDVAAQPEAAAPAPLPQPAAVAAPAACSSSSSLDASCSEPVLQSLLACSRTAAADPALAAVELVKVRAAASDDGDPAERVAFYFADALARRLACGGGAQPSTASDARFVSDELTLCYKTLNDACPYSKFAHLTANQAILEATGTATKIHIVDFGIVQGIQWAALLQALATRPEGKPSRVRISGVPSPYLGPKPAASLAATSARLRDFAKLLGVDFQFVPLLRPVHELDRSDFSVEPDEAVAVNFMLQLYHLLGDSDERVRRVLRLAKSLRPSVVTLGEYEISLNRAGFVDRFANALCYYKPVFESLDVAMARDSPERVRVERCMFGERIRRAVGPEEGVERTDRMAASREWQTLMEWCGFEPVKLSNYARSQADFLLWNYDAKYKYSLVELPPAFLSLAWEKRPLLTVSAWRAKIATHLHDFCAFELANILCFRERDLSARC; translated from the exons ATGGCGTACATGTGCGCGGACAGCGGCAACCTCATGGCCATCGCGCAGCAGGtgatccagcagcagcagcagcaacagcagcagcagcaccaccaccatcacctgccaccgccgccgatgCAGCTCCCGCCGCGCCAGGCGCCGCAGATGCCGACGGCCCCGGCGCCCCTGCACGGCCAGATCCCGGCGGCCGCGCTGCCGTacgccggcggcgcgtgggcCCACTCGGAGCACTTCTTCTCCGACACGTTCGTCGGGGCGTCCGCGGCTGACGCGGTGTTctcggacctcgccgccgccgcggacttCGACTCCGATGTGTGGATGGACAGCTTCATAGGGGACCCGCCGTTCGCGGACTCCGACCTCGACCGCCTCATCTTCACCACCCCGCCACCGCCCATCCCAGTCCCCGCCCCGGCTGCGCCCCCCGTCGACGTGGCGGCCCAGCCCGAGGCCGCAGCTCCGGCGCCGCTCCCCCAGCCTGCCGCAGTGGCCGCGCCGGCAGCGTGTTCCTCCTCGAGCTCACTGGACGCGTCCTGCTCCGAGCCCGTCCTCCAGTCCCTCCTCGCCTGCTCCCGTACCGCCGCTGCTGACCCGGCGCTTGCTGCCGTGGAGCTCGTGAaggtgcgcgccgccgcctccgacgaTGGGGACCCCGCGGAGCGCGTGGCGTTCTACTTCGCGGacgcgctcgcccgccgcctTGCGTGCGGAGGCGGGGCGCAACCCTCGACGGCGTCGGACGCGCGGTTCGTCTCCGACGAGCTCACGCTCTGCTACAAGACGCTCAATGACGCCTGCCCGTACTCCAAATTCGCGCACCTGACCGCCAACCAGGCCATCCTGGAGGCCACGGGCACGGCGACCAAGATCCATATCGTTGACTTCGGGATCGTGCAGGGTATCCAATGGGCGGCGCTGCTCCAGGCACTCGCCACTCGCCCCGAGGGGAAGCCATCCCGGGTACGTATCTCCGGTGTACCCTCACCGTACTTGGGGCCGAAGCCTGCGGCCTCCCTCGCCGCAACCAGTGCCCGTCTCCGCGACTTCGCCAAGCTTCTCGGGGTGGACTTCCAGTTTGTCCCATTGCTGCGGCCAGTGCACGAGCTGGATCGGTCGGATTTCTCTGTTGAGCCTGATGAGGCCGTGGCAGTCAATTTCATGCTCCAGCTGTACCACCTTCTTGGCGACTCTGATGAGCGGGTGCGGCGAGTCCTTCGGCTCGCCAAATCACTTCGTCCATCAGTAGTTACCCTCGGGGAGTATGAGATTAGTCTGAACCGAGCTGGGTTCGTCGACCGTTTTGCCAACGCACTGTGCTATTACAAGCCAGTGTTCGAGTCATTGGATGTGGCGATGGCACGGGACTCGCCAGAAAGGGTGAGAGTGGAGCGATGTATGTTTGGGGAGCGCATTCGGAGGGCTGTTGGACCAGAGGAAGGCGTGGAGAGGACAGATAGGATGGCAGCTAGCAGGGAGTGGCAGACGCTGATGGAGTGGTGCGGCTTTGAGCCCGTCAAGCTCAGCAACTACGCCAGGAGCCAGGCTGATTTTTTGCTGTGGAACTACGATGCAAAGTACAAGTATTCACTTGTTGAGCTGCCACCAGCATTCTTGTCCCTGGCATGGGAGAAGCGGCCGCTGCTCACCGTGTCTGCTTGGCG GGCTAAAATTGCTACTCATCTTCATGACTTTTGCGCATTTGAGCTAGCAAACATCCTTTGCTTTCGAGAAAGGGATCTCAGTGCCCGATGTTAA
- the LOC120691581 gene encoding SCARECROW-LIKE protein 7-like isoform X2: MAYMCADSGNLMAIAQQVIQQQQQQQQQQHHHHHLPPPPMQLPPRQAPQMPTAPAPLHGQIPAAALPYAGGAWAHSEHFFSDTFVGASAADAVFSDLAAAADFDSDVWMDSFIGDPPFADSDLDRLIFTTPPPPIPVPAPAAPPVDVAAQPEAAAPAPLPQPAAVAAPAACSSSSSLDASCSEPVLQSLLACSRTAAADPALAAVELVKVRAAASDDGDPAERVAFYFADALARRLACGGGAQPSTASDARFVSDELTLCYKTLNDACPYSKFAHLTANQAILEATGTATKIHIVDFGIVQGIQWAALLQALATRPEGKPSRVRISGVPSPYLGPKPAASLAATSARLRDFAKLLGVDFQFVPLLRPVHELDRSDFSVEPDEAVAVNFMLQLYHLLGDSDERVRRVLRLAKSLRPSVVTLGEYEISLNRAGFVDRFANALCYYKPVFESLDVAMARDSPERVRVERCMFGERIRRAVGPEEGVERTDRMAASREWQTLMEWCGFEPVKLSNYARSQADFLLWNYDAKYKYSLVELPPAFLSLAWEKRPLLTVSAWR, encoded by the coding sequence ATGGCGTACATGTGCGCGGACAGCGGCAACCTCATGGCCATCGCGCAGCAGGtgatccagcagcagcagcagcaacagcagcagcagcaccaccaccatcacctgccaccgccgccgatgCAGCTCCCGCCGCGCCAGGCGCCGCAGATGCCGACGGCCCCGGCGCCCCTGCACGGCCAGATCCCGGCGGCCGCGCTGCCGTacgccggcggcgcgtgggcCCACTCGGAGCACTTCTTCTCCGACACGTTCGTCGGGGCGTCCGCGGCTGACGCGGTGTTctcggacctcgccgccgccgcggacttCGACTCCGATGTGTGGATGGACAGCTTCATAGGGGACCCGCCGTTCGCGGACTCCGACCTCGACCGCCTCATCTTCACCACCCCGCCACCGCCCATCCCAGTCCCCGCCCCGGCTGCGCCCCCCGTCGACGTGGCGGCCCAGCCCGAGGCCGCAGCTCCGGCGCCGCTCCCCCAGCCTGCCGCAGTGGCCGCGCCGGCAGCGTGTTCCTCCTCGAGCTCACTGGACGCGTCCTGCTCCGAGCCCGTCCTCCAGTCCCTCCTCGCCTGCTCCCGTACCGCCGCTGCTGACCCGGCGCTTGCTGCCGTGGAGCTCGTGAaggtgcgcgccgccgcctccgacgaTGGGGACCCCGCGGAGCGCGTGGCGTTCTACTTCGCGGacgcgctcgcccgccgcctTGCGTGCGGAGGCGGGGCGCAACCCTCGACGGCGTCGGACGCGCGGTTCGTCTCCGACGAGCTCACGCTCTGCTACAAGACGCTCAATGACGCCTGCCCGTACTCCAAATTCGCGCACCTGACCGCCAACCAGGCCATCCTGGAGGCCACGGGCACGGCGACCAAGATCCATATCGTTGACTTCGGGATCGTGCAGGGTATCCAATGGGCGGCGCTGCTCCAGGCACTCGCCACTCGCCCCGAGGGGAAGCCATCCCGGGTACGTATCTCCGGTGTACCCTCACCGTACTTGGGGCCGAAGCCTGCGGCCTCCCTCGCCGCAACCAGTGCCCGTCTCCGCGACTTCGCCAAGCTTCTCGGGGTGGACTTCCAGTTTGTCCCATTGCTGCGGCCAGTGCACGAGCTGGATCGGTCGGATTTCTCTGTTGAGCCTGATGAGGCCGTGGCAGTCAATTTCATGCTCCAGCTGTACCACCTTCTTGGCGACTCTGATGAGCGGGTGCGGCGAGTCCTTCGGCTCGCCAAATCACTTCGTCCATCAGTAGTTACCCTCGGGGAGTATGAGATTAGTCTGAACCGAGCTGGGTTCGTCGACCGTTTTGCCAACGCACTGTGCTATTACAAGCCAGTGTTCGAGTCATTGGATGTGGCGATGGCACGGGACTCGCCAGAAAGGGTGAGAGTGGAGCGATGTATGTTTGGGGAGCGCATTCGGAGGGCTGTTGGACCAGAGGAAGGCGTGGAGAGGACAGATAGGATGGCAGCTAGCAGGGAGTGGCAGACGCTGATGGAGTGGTGCGGCTTTGAGCCCGTCAAGCTCAGCAACTACGCCAGGAGCCAGGCTGATTTTTTGCTGTGGAACTACGATGCAAAGTACAAGTATTCACTTGTTGAGCTGCCACCAGCATTCTTGTCCCTGGCATGGGAGAAGCGGCCGCTGCTCACCGTGTCTGCTTGGCGGTGA
- the LOC120689627 gene encoding BTB/POZ domain-containing protein At1g63850-like yields MSLRKRQRSASSSRLTAFCSPPSPPPSASASSPDSLSFPNADLLLRLHLDPSSPDDADVKPGTDCDHSAAPGAFLNLHVSSASLLRSRYFAALLSDRWSPSPFAAAGGRLSLAVAAAPSCPRPFHAHVEVLRLLHTLDFAGAIRSPADALDLLPVALQLLFDACVEACIRFLEAVPWSEEEEARVIDIAPLLPADEAADLLARVSPSPVAPGPSSAEGEVARSPSEAMLHGLIHSAIHGHPVHAATKAFVAMLLKDYPSRDCVRKVLDEAFLSRLDTVKELMGKYASPDFRVAVDSDEREAIQKLNLQSAALNVKHLYWLIERMVDLRVADNAVTLWSDQAALATDLQKLLSDADMWRNMTPGLPMLVTRCTLRLANSVITGETLVPRQVRMKLVRCWLPVLNVCRNIVQPMQLHKSTNCQELEEVFLQIISTLPVPEAQELLRQCLGFSTRNVDDCPHLVAAFKTWFRRAGRAPLGGDN; encoded by the exons ATGTCCCTCCGCAAGCGCCAGCGGTCGGCGAGCAGCTCCCGCCTCACCGCCttctgctcgccgccgtcccctccCCCCTCTGCTTCTGCCTCCTCCCCCGATTCGCTCTCCTTCCCCAACGCCGACCTCCTCCTACGCCTCCACCTCGACCCCTCTTCTCCCGACGACGCCGACGTCAAGCCCGGCACCGACTGCGACCACTCCGCCGCCCCCGGAGCATTCCTCAACCTGCACGTCTCGTCGGCTTCACTCCTTCGCTCCCGCTACTTCGCCGCCCTCCTCTCCGATCGCTGGTCCCCGTCCCCCTTCGCCGCCGCGGGTGGCCGTCTTTccctcgccgtggcggcggccccCTCCTGCCCCCGCCCATTCCACGCCCACGTCGAGgtgctccgcctcctccacacGCTCGACTTCGCGGGCGCCATCCGCTCCCCAGCCGATGCCCTCGACCTCCTACCCGTCGCGCTCCAGCTCCTCTTCGACGCCTGCGTTGAGGCGTGCATTCGCTTCCTTGAGGCGGTGCCCTggtcagaggaggaggaggcccgcgTCATTGACATCGCGCCGCTCCTTCCCGCCGATGAGGCAGCCGACCTGCTCGCCCGGGTCTCCCCTTCCCCTGTCGCCCCCGGTCCCTCTTCCGCTGAAGGGGAGGTCGCCAGGTCGCCCTCCGAGGCCATGCTGCACGGCCTGATCCACTCGGCGATCCACGGCCACCCCGTCCACGCTGCCACCAAGGCTTTCGTCGCGATGCTCCTGAAGGACTACCCGTCGCGGGACTGCGTCCGCAAGGTGCTTGACGAGGCATTTCTGTCGCGCCTGGATACAGTAAAGGAGCTCATGGGCAAGTACGCGAGCCCAGACTTCAGGGTCGCGGTGGACAGTGACGAACGCGAGGCCATACAAAAGCTGAACCTGCAGTCTGCGGCGTTGAATGTGAAGCACCTGTATTGGCTCATTGAGAGGATGGTCGATCTGAGGGTGGCGGATAATGCTGTGACGCTGTGGAGTGATCAGGCTGCACTGGCTACTGATTTGCAGAAGTTGCTGAGTGATGCAGACATGTGGAGGAACATGACACCTGGGCTGCCGATGCTTGTGACAAGATGCACACTCAGGCTTGCCAATTCAGTCATCACTGGAGAGACTCTGGTACCTCGGCAG GTGAGAATGAAGCTCGTCCGTTGCTGGCTCCCTGTCCTAAATGTCTGCCGGAACATAGTCCAACCAATGCAGCTCCACAAATCAACGAACTGCcaagagctggaggaggtgtTTCTTCAGATCATCTCCACTCTGCCCGTCCCAGAGGCCCAGGAGCTGCTGCGCCAATGCCTTGGGTTTTCAACCCGCAACGTCGATGACTGCCCTCATCTAGTGGCCGCGTTCAAGACGTGGTTCCGGCGCGCTGGCCGGGCTCCTCTGGGCGGGGACAACTGA
- the LOC120687792 gene encoding uncharacterized protein LOC120687792 — MSSYTLRAASGSTGLGFALGRRGGGCAAALGLVVPAAAGAARGRSVSATPAAEAPVPGDQGVAMEHPKQQQQPKSKVPPQDAGGKGKRDDMHKTTGDVMSHSFGEGYSTRSDEEGFGGVYGGNDPVEHPGTEIHPSHPEYDTTQGSEVKEKEKARHLKDEKHAT; from the exons ATGTCCTCGTACACGCTCCGGGCGGCTAGCGGCAGCACGGGACTCGGGTTCGCGCTCGGCAGGAGAGGCGGCGGGTGTGCCGCGGCGCTGGGCCTGGTGGTGCCCGCCGCAGCAGGAGCGGCCCGCGGGAGGAGCGTCtccgcgacgccggcggccgagGCGCCCGTGCCCGGGGACCAGGGCGTGGCCATGGAGCAtccgaagcagcagcagcagccgaagTCGAAGGTGCCCCCTCAGGACGCCGGGGGCAAGGGCAAGCGCGACGACATGCACAAGACCACCGG GGACGTGATGAGCCACTCGTTCGGGGAGGGGTACTCGACGCGCTCCGACGAGGAGGGGTTCGGCGGCGTGTACGGCGGGAACGACCCGGTGGAGCACCCCGGCACGGAGATCCACCCCAGCCATCCCG AGTACGACACGACGCAGGGGTCGGaggtgaaggagaaggagaaggcgcgCCACCTCAAGGACGAGAAGCACGCCACCTAG